The Planctomycetota bacterium region CACTCGCAGATTTGGAAAGACAGCCCCATGCTCCAGCCAGTGCGCGAGAGCTTCCGCACCGGCAAGCCGCTGCTCTGGACGCGCGTGCATGACGTGCCGGACTTCGTCTACTTCAATCACGGCATTCATGTCGCCAAGGGGATCGGGTGTGAAAGCTGCCATGGTCGCGTCGATGAAATGCCGCTGATGCGCCGCGCCCATTCGTTGCAAATGAGCTGGTGCCTGGAATGCCATCGCCACCCTGCTGACTTCGTGCGAGTGAAAGAGGACATCTTCAAATTCGGCCAGCCGGGAGAGAAGCTCTCGCCCGCACGGAGCGAAGCGTTGCTCAAGGAATACGGCGTTGACTTGAAGATTCTGACGGACTGCTGGACGTGCCACCGATGAGCCGAGAACTGATCGAGCTTGA contains the following coding sequences:
- a CDS encoding cytochrome c3 family protein; the protein is MTQIFHPSMNTFSKVTIFGGLLIVAALTFGWDQFNRSSYITEADVVRDQPVPFSHQHHVRGLGIDCRYCHTTVEESNFAGMPATEICMSCHSQIWKDSPMLQPVRESFRTGKPLLWTRVHDVPDFVYFNHGIHVAKGIGCESCHGRVDEMPLMRRAHSLQMSWCLECHRHPADFVRVKEDIFKFGQPGEKLSPARSEALLKEYGVDLKILTDCWTCHR